From Geotalea uraniireducens Rf4:
CAGATGACGGAAAATCTTCGTTATATGAGGTCTGTGCTTGAAAATGACAAAAAGCTCTTTGCAGATTATAATGCGAAAATGGAAAACTTGCGAGTCCTCAAGACAACTCTCGAACGTGACGTGGCCCGCAAGGAAAAGATCAAAAGCAGTATAGAGGTTAAAAAGCATGAGATTGAGCAGGAAAAAAATAAAAAGGCCGGCTATCTCCTTAAGGTCAGAGAAGACAAAAAAACGTACATGTCCTCCATAAAGGAGCTGCAGGCGAATGCAAACAGGCTTCAGGCTATGGTGGAAAGGCTTGAAGCAAGGAGTAGAAAAGGGTATAATTCAAAAAATAAAAATAAAACGGTGGTCGGATCGGAACACCTGCTTCCAAATGTCCCCGATAAAGGTCTGGGCGCACAGAAGGGGCGGCTGAATCTGCCGGTTAAAGGAAACATCGTCGGCCAGTTCGGCCGGCACAAGCATCCCGAATTTAACTCGTATACGGTGAATAATGGGATATCCATAGAAGCTTCAGTCGGAACACAGATACATGCCATTTATGAGGGACAGGTCATATTTGCCGATTATTTCAAGGGATATGGCAATATGGTTATTGTTGATCACGGAGGCGGTTTTTTTAGCCTTTATGCTCACGCTGCAAATTTGTTTAAAAAAGTCGGCGCAACCGTTGCAAAAAATGATGTGGTGGCCAGCGTCGGTGATACCGATTCCAGCAAAGGCCCGATGCTTTACTTTGAAATAAGATACCAGGGGAAGCCGGTAGATCCATCTCCCTGGTTCAGATAGTTAATATATAACCAGAAAATATTCGGAAATTTTAAAACGATAAATAACGAGCTTTTGAGGGAGGAATGATGTTTAGAAGCGGTAAGGGCAGGAAGATAACCATATTCATTACAGTGGTTTCTGCATTGGTGATCTTCATTGGCATGGGTGTCCAGCGTAGATGCGCAGCCCAAGGGGGTAACGACTATGAATCGATTGAGTTGTTTACCGATGTTCTCTCTATTGTCAAGAAGAGTTATGTGGAAGAGGTGGATACGAAAAAACTGATTTACGGAGCGATCAACGGCATGTTGTCTTCCCTTGATCCGCATAGTTCTTTTATGCCGCCTGAAACGTATAAAGAGATGAAGATAGATACGAAGGGGTCGTTTGGCGGGTTAGGTATCGAGATAACGATCAAGGACGGCATATTGACGGTAATCTCGCCAATAGAAGACACCCCGGCATTCAAGGCAGGCATCAAGGCCGGCGATCAGATACTCAAGATCGACGACAAATTCACAAAAGACCTGACCATTACCGATGCAGTCAAGCGCATGAGAGGCCCAAAGGGATCCAAGGTCACCATCTCCATTTTCCGCGAAGGGCTGGATAAGCCGAAGGAGTACACTTTGGAGCGGGATATCATCCAGGTGAAGAGTGTCAAGTTCAAAACACTCGACGACGGATATGGATATGTAAGAATTGCCCAGTTTCAGGAAAAGACCGACGATGACCTCGATAAAGCCTTGAAGACTCTACGTGATGAAAATGGCGGCAACCTGCGCGGCCTTGTTCTTGACTTGCGCAATGATCCGGGCGGACTCCTGGATCAAGCGGTCCGGGTTACCGAGCACTTTATCGATGAAGGCAAGCTTATTGTTTATACGGAAGGTCGTGAAAAAGATTCGAAGATGAAGTTTACTTCCCGCAAAGGGGGCAAGGAGCAGCATTATCCGATGGTGGTCCTCATCAACAGCGGCAGCGCCAGTGCCTCCGAGATTGTTGCCGGCGCCCTGCAGGATCATAAGCGGGCTGTAGTTATGGGGACCCAGAGTTTCGGTAAAGGGTCTGTTCAGACCATAATTCCTCTTTCAGATAATTCCGGCCTCAGATTGACCACGGCTCGCTACTTTACACCCAGTGGACGTTCGATCCAGGCCAAGGGAATTACTCCCGATATCGTTGCCGAACGGGTTGAACTTGCAGCAACAGAGAAGAAGGAAGGGATGCACATCAGGGAAAAAGACCTGGAGAACCATTTCGAGGTGGAAGGCAAGGAAAAAGTGGACGAGAAAAAACCTGTAAAAACACCGGCTTATAAAGCGGATGAGCAGGTCAAGGCTGATTCCCAATTGCTTCGCGCATTGGACCTGCTGAAGGGATGGGAAATACTGAAAACGATCGATAAGCCTGCTGCATAGACCACATAGTATTTGGTTTAATTGTGGAGAGAGGGGGCTTATAACCCCCTCTTTTTTATTTGTCGGCAATTATTAAAAATAAACCATTGACTAAAATGACTTTTGTAGTATAAAAACAAGCTTCAAAATATTGACTGAAACTATGATGTTTTATTGGGCAATAGCAACCCGTTGAATTTTCAACGGTTGCATAAATCAACGCATTGCAATGGAGCCTGCCATGGGTCGTGCAAGAGGTGTGAAAAAAACTGAAGAAATAGAAGAGCTGTCAGTTCATGCCTTTGGCGGTTTATCCATTTATTACAATGGAATACCGATCACGGTGATATGGGAAAGCCAGAAGGCACGTCTCCTTTTTTGTTATCTCCTTGTTACCTACGACCAATGGATGCATCGGGACAAGCTGATTGAGGCCTTGTGGCCGGGATGCGAACCGAGTGCAGGCGCCAATAATTTTAAAACCACCATCAGTCGGCTGAGAAAATCTTTCAGCGGCGCACATATTGTCAATCCGGTCCTGATGCAGGGAGAAGCGGTAAGAATCAACATCGCTTCAATCAGTCTGGATTCCAGTAAGTTCGTACAGAAAGCCACGTCCGGTATCAAGTCTTTAGCGCGGGGTGAAATGAGCGAGGCGAGAAAATACCTGGAAGAAGCCCAAGACCTCTACACCGGCGAATTTCTCACAGAAGAACCTTTCAACCAGTTCATAACCGGCGCGCGCAACGAATTGAGTGAACTCCACATTTCAGTCATCAAATCTCTCGAAAAGATTTATCAGCAGGAAGGGAATACCGACGCCCTCGATGCCATTCGCATGCTTACCAAGTCCCTCATTACCCGTATTGCGTGATTCTGCGTATCGTTCACAAACCATTCAAGGTCGTAGTTTTTTCCATAACTGAACTTTCCTTTATTTATCGTTATCTTAGCGGTAGTTACCGTTTCCCGGCCATGCTTGACATTAATTTTCCGCTCAAGTAATATAACACCTGTTGTGTATTGGGAAATGCGATAACTATAGTGCATTTCCTGCTTGATAATGGGTAAATATCCTCGATTCAAAAGGAATGAATACTATGAAAATGAAAACTTGTGCGTATCTGGTGCTGGCGGCTTTCATGACTGTGCTCTTTGCCGGATGCGGCGGTGGAGGGGGAAGCACTCCCGCGCCGGCACCTGCACCTGTGCAGTTTGCAATTTCGCCCTCGCAGGCAAATGTGCTCGCCGACGACACCGATTCTGCCTTGATTACCGCCACATTCATTTCTCCCGTACCAGACGGGACCGTGGTGAATTTTTCAATCCCCGTCGGCGCCGCTAAACTGGCCGCAACATCGGCTACCACTATCGGGAACAAAGCCACTGTAAAAGTAACCAGCCTCAATAAACAAGAAAGCTTGGCCACCATTTCTGCGGCTTCGGGCGGATTTACGGCTACAACAAAGGTTAATTTTGTCGCAAACATTGCCGTAAACACCTCAAAGATCATAGTTACCGCTGATGGCAGTGATTTTGCCACTATAACCGCTACACTGCCGGCTACAGTAGCCGATAACACGCAGATTGATTTTGTTACTTCCGGCACCGCTTCGCTCAGCTCTTCCAGCGCTTTTACTTCAAACGGAAAGGCTTCTGTTACTGTCAATAGTACATCGTTGGGGCAGGTTACCGTATCCGCGAGTTTGCCAAATTCTGCAATAACCGGCAGTGTTGCTGTGAACTTCACCATTCAAATTCCGGTCGCTGCATCCAAGGCGACGATACTCGCTGACGGCAACGACTTCGCCACAATTACCGCCACACTCCCCGGTTCAGTACCGGTCGGCGCAACGATAAACTTTGCCGTTTCAGGCGACACTGCTGTTCTCAGTTCTCCAACCGCTCAAACCACAAGCGGAGGTTCGGCCTCGGTAACGGTTAAAAGTTCAACGCTTGGCGCGGCTGTGGTAACGGCGACCTACTTGGGCTCTGCCGGAAGCGCTAATGTGACTTTCATACAACCACAATTCTCTGTGTCTGCGTCAAAAGGGCTGGCCTTAGCCAACAATACGGATACCATCACTATCACGACTGCGTTTCAGGCACCAGTGCCTGCCGACGGCTCTGTCGTCAACTTCTCCACCTCCGGGGCCGCTAGTTTGAGTGCAGCATCCGCCACCACAACCGGCGGGATTGCCACGGTGACGGTCAAATCCGCGACAGCCGGCCGTGTTACCGTCCGAGCCGATTTATCCGGCAGCAGCGCGACTGCAAGCACTGACATAAAATTCATTGCTCAGCCGACGAGTATGGCGGTAACCATCGCCATGAATCCACCAATTACATCATTAGCGGCGTTACAGTTTGTCCTTATAAACGACCCAGGCGCCACATACAATAACGGCTCTTACAAAATAATAAACCAAGCTGCTGAACAGATAACAAGTGAACCAGTTTCCAGTGGCAACAACTTGACCCTCGGCGTATTTAGCCTTACCTTTTTCGACACACTCGCAACGCCGATAATCCAGCTTTCATACAATATCAGTAGCGGATTACCCGGCGTACAGGTCAGCCCTACAGGGATTATCGCCGGCACAGGAATGAATGCAACGCCTGTCACTCCTCCGCTTACTCCGTCTAATTTCTTGCTTGCCGTTAAGTATAATACCGATACCTTCTAATCAGGTACCAACCTGAGGGCCGGGAGATTTTCCGGCTCTCTGCACAATCAACGTAAAAAAAGAAGAGAGGTTAATTATGAAATTGAGAGCGATTTTTTCCACATCCATTGTTGTGCTCGCTCTGACGCTCTGTTACTCGCTCCCGGCCTTTGCCATCGCCAATGTGTCCATTTCACGTACCGGCAACGGAGTTTATGTTGTACAGGGTACTAATCTGGAAGATATTTCCGGCATGGATGTGTCCTTCAACTATGACACAACCCTCGGCAAGCCAACGGTGACTGCAGGCGGGCTGGTGAGTGGCTCGATGTTTGCTGCGAACGCCGATAATGGATTCATCCACATAGGAATAGTTACTACCTCGGGTTCCATCAAGGGCACCGGTCAGATCGCGGTCGTGACCTTTGATAAAAAAGGTGCTGCAGGTAATGTTTTCCCTCCGAAGGTGAGACTGTATAAGGCGGATCTGGCGCAGAGTCCGGTTACGACTGATACAGTCACGACTACATCGGACACCAAAACTACAAATCAAGATGGGAGAGGAACTCAGAATACCGGAACCGGCAACCAGAATCCCGGAACTGTCGCCAATCAGCCGATAATCGTCGGCGGCACGGTGACCTTGCCGACCGATACCCCTGCCGCAACCGAGAATAAGGCGGAGCCTGCCGTGCCTGAATATCGTGAAGAACCGAGGTCTGAGCAGCCGGTGGCGGCCAGGGAATCAAACGCCGCTCCAGAGGCAAGGCCGCAGGAGGCTCAGGCGAAAAGTCCGGAAAAGAAGCTGGAATCGCAAAAGAGCGTCTTGAATCGTTTCCGCGATTACAAGGGCGAGCTGAGTCCCAAGAGCCTCATCGCCCTTTTTGACCGGGATGAGAAGAGCGGCGTAAGGCAGGAGCCGGCATTGTTGCTGGCGGACGGCAAGACGGTCCTCAAGGTCGTTGTTCCCGGTGTTGCAGGAAAGCAGGCCCCGAACTTTGCCTTGAAGAAGGCTCGGCTCGTGTCGCTGAAAAAGGACACCGATAATAACTGGGTTGTCGAGGCTCGGCCCGAAAAAGGCGCCTATGACGCATCACTTACCATGCTCCTCGATGAATCCATGGTCGAGTTGCCACTTGTCGTTGCGCCAAAAGTTGATATCGATCTGGATAAATCCGGCAAGATCACGGAAGATGGTTTCAATCGTTTCCTCAAGGAGCGTGGTACTGAAAAAGCACCCAAATATGACCTGAACGGCGACGGACGTCGGGACTATATCGATGATTATATCTTTACGGTCAACTATCTGGCTGCCCGGAATAACAAGGCCAAGGCCAAGGAAAAGGTAACTGTAAAGGTAAAGGAAGCCAAGCCCACGGAAAGTCCGGCTGATAGTAAAGCAAAAGAGAAACCTTCTAAAAGCAAAATAAAAGAACAAAAGTAACCCGGAAATCCCAGCGGATAATCCCCGCAAAAACCGGCTCGTCTTAATTGACCAGCCGGTTTTTTTTTATCTTTTTCGTAACTATTCAACACGGCGAAGTAACGGATTGGTTTTCTCAGGAGCGTGGGCATCCTGCCCGTGTTTCGGGCGGGTTTATGCCCGAATACGGTTTGCATTTAACCAATTCAAGCGATTCGCTTGAAACGCAGGCCGGATGCCTACGCTCCGGGATATGCCGAATAGTTACTCTTTTTCAAGCATTTCAGCGATTGACAAAACAGGCTAAAAATTGTATACAGTATGCGATTTCAGATACGGCGTTTATTGAAATTCTTAATAGTTTGCATCATTGTCTTGTTGAGAAAGAGACGCCAATTAAATAACGGAGGAATGAAAAAATGATCGAAGCTTATCTGAAACAAGAGGCCGAAAGGCAGGCTATGGGTATTCCCGCCAAGCCGCTCGACCCGGAGCAGACCGCTGATCTCTGTAAACTTCTGGAAAACCCGCCGGCAGGCAAGGAGTCATTTCTCCTCAACCTGCTGAAAGAAAGGGTTTCTCCCGGTGTTGACCCGGCCGCAGAAGTGAAGGCCGCTTTCCTGGCAAAAATCGTTAACGGCGCTGCAACGTCTCCCCTCGTCAGCAAAAAGGAAGCTGTGCAGATCCTTGGCACCATGCTCGGCGGTTACAACGTGACTCCGCTGGTAGAAGCCTTGAAGGATGCCGCTTTGGCCGAAGATGCAGCCAAGGCCCTTTCAGGCATCACCCTGGTTTATGATGCTTTTGACGAAGTGCTGGCCCTGTCCAAGACCAACGCCTCTGCCAAGAAGGTTGTGGAGTCCTGGGCAAACGCCGAATGGTTCACTTCCAAGCCGGGCGTTCCCGCGACCATCAAAGTAAAGGTATAT
This genomic window contains:
- a CDS encoding murein hydrolase activator EnvC family protein, with translation MPRPRSNAALYVCFLLFLSVPCFADVKDDLLGIKREITEKKLLLKKTKKVESKVSGELDQIQKNLREKEASLNSLGRDMKGVEISLNRTQRDIDLAKAEAERKKQQINRRLTSLYKAGEAGSLRMFFSSESFPQMTENLRYMRSVLENDKKLFADYNAKMENLRVLKTTLERDVARKEKIKSSIEVKKHEIEQEKNKKAGYLLKVREDKKTYMSSIKELQANANRLQAMVERLEARSRKGYNSKNKNKTVVGSEHLLPNVPDKGLGAQKGRLNLPVKGNIVGQFGRHKHPEFNSYTVNNGISIEASVGTQIHAIYEGQVIFADYFKGYGNMVIVDHGGGFFSLYAHAANLFKKVGATVAKNDVVASVGDTDSSKGPMLYFEIRYQGKPVDPSPWFR
- a CDS encoding Ig-like domain-containing protein — translated: MNFTIQIPVAASKATILADGNDFATITATLPGSVPVGATINFAVSGDTAVLSSPTAQTTSGGSASVTVKSSTLGAAVVTATYLGSAGSANVTFIQPQFSVSASKGLALANNTDTITITTAFQAPVPADGSVVNFSTSGAASLSAASATTTGGIATVTVKSATAGRVTVRADLSGSSATASTDIKFIAQPTSMAVTIAMNPPITSLAALQFVLINDPGATYNNGSYKIINQAAEQITSEPVSSGNNLTLGVFSLTFFDTLATPIIQLSYNISSGLPGVQVSPTGIIAGTGMNATPVTPPLTPSNFLLAVKYNTDTF
- a CDS encoding AfsR/SARP family transcriptional regulator; the encoded protein is MGRARGVKKTEEIEELSVHAFGGLSIYYNGIPITVIWESQKARLLFCYLLVTYDQWMHRDKLIEALWPGCEPSAGANNFKTTISRLRKSFSGAHIVNPVLMQGEAVRINIASISLDSSKFVQKATSGIKSLARGEMSEARKYLEEAQDLYTGEFLTEEPFNQFITGARNELSELHISVIKSLEKIYQQEGNTDALDAIRMLTKSLITRIA
- a CDS encoding S41 family peptidase yields the protein MFRSGKGRKITIFITVVSALVIFIGMGVQRRCAAQGGNDYESIELFTDVLSIVKKSYVEEVDTKKLIYGAINGMLSSLDPHSSFMPPETYKEMKIDTKGSFGGLGIEITIKDGILTVISPIEDTPAFKAGIKAGDQILKIDDKFTKDLTITDAVKRMRGPKGSKVTISIFREGLDKPKEYTLERDIIQVKSVKFKTLDDGYGYVRIAQFQEKTDDDLDKALKTLRDENGGNLRGLVLDLRNDPGGLLDQAVRVTEHFIDEGKLIVYTEGREKDSKMKFTSRKGGKEQHYPMVVLINSGSASASEIVAGALQDHKRAVVMGTQSFGKGSVQTIIPLSDNSGLRLTTARYFTPSGRSIQAKGITPDIVAERVELAATEKKEGMHIREKDLENHFEVEGKEKVDEKKPVKTPAYKADEQVKADSQLLRALDLLKGWEILKTIDKPAA